In the Gymnogyps californianus isolate 813 chromosome 3, ASM1813914v2, whole genome shotgun sequence genome, one interval contains:
- the VIP gene encoding VIP peptides isoform X2 — MEHRGASPLLLALALLSALCWRARALPPRGAAFPPIPRLGNRMPFDGASEPDHAHGSLKSESDILQNTLPENEKFYFDLSRIIDRNARHADGIFTSVYSHLLAKLAVKRYLHSLIRKRVSSQDSPVKRHSDAVFTDNYSRFRKQMAVKKYLNSVLTGKRSQEELNPAKLRDEAELLEPSFSENYDSVDELLSHLPLDL; from the exons ATGGAGCACCGCGGCGCCTCCCCGCTCCTCCTCGCCCTCGCCCTCCTCAGCGCCCTCTGCTGGCGGGCGCGGGCGCTGCCCCCGCGGGGGGCCGCCTTCCCCCCCATCCCGCG ATTGGGAAACAGAATGCCATTCGATGGAGCCAGTGAACCTGACCATGCCCATGGGTCACTAAAGTCTGAATCAGACATTTTGCAGAACACACTacctgaaaatgagaaattctaTTTTGATCTGTCCAGAATTATTGATAG aaatgcaaggcATGCTGATGGAATTTTCACCAGTGTCTACAGCCATCTTTTGGCTAAACTTGCTGTGAAGAGATATCTGCATTCGCTTATTAGAAAACGAGTTAG CTCCCAGGACAGTCCTGTCAAACGCCACTCTGACGCTGTCTTCACTGACAACTACAGCCGCTTTCGAAAGCAAATGGCTGTGAAGAAATACTTAAACTCAGTTTTaacaggaaagagaag CCAGGAAGAGCTAAACCCCGCTAAACTTCGAGATGAAGCAGAACTTCTTGAaccttccttttcagaaaactatGATTCTGTAGATGAGCTGCTGAGCCACCTCCCACTG gacCTCTGA
- the VIP gene encoding VIP peptides isoform X1 → MEHRGASPLLLALALLSALCWRARALPPRGAAFPPIPRLGNRMPFDGASEPDHAHGSLKSESDILQNTLPENEKFYFDLSRIIDSSQDSPVKRHSDAVFTDNYSRFRKQMAVKKYLNSVLTGKRSQEELNPAKLRDEAELLEPSFSENYDSVDELLSHLPLDL, encoded by the exons ATGGAGCACCGCGGCGCCTCCCCGCTCCTCCTCGCCCTCGCCCTCCTCAGCGCCCTCTGCTGGCGGGCGCGGGCGCTGCCCCCGCGGGGGGCCGCCTTCCCCCCCATCCCGCG ATTGGGAAACAGAATGCCATTCGATGGAGCCAGTGAACCTGACCATGCCCATGGGTCACTAAAGTCTGAATCAGACATTTTGCAGAACACACTacctgaaaatgagaaattctaTTTTGATCTGTCCAGAATTATTGATAG CTCCCAGGACAGTCCTGTCAAACGCCACTCTGACGCTGTCTTCACTGACAACTACAGCCGCTTTCGAAAGCAAATGGCTGTGAAGAAATACTTAAACTCAGTTTTaacaggaaagagaag CCAGGAAGAGCTAAACCCCGCTAAACTTCGAGATGAAGCAGAACTTCTTGAaccttccttttcagaaaactatGATTCTGTAGATGAGCTGCTGAGCCACCTCCCACTG gacCTCTGA